The genomic stretch CATTTGTGGGAAATCTCCTCATTTTAGTTGCGCTAGGCAAGGACTCTTCTCTTCATCCGCCTTCCAAACTCTTGCTTCGTAACTTGGCAGCAAGTGATCTCTTTGTTGGCATCTTGGCAGAGCCAACTTTCCTTGCTCACTGGCTATCCGTGGTGAAAGAGGAAATGAAGTTTTGCCTCTTTGTTCATCGCATCATTTATGTGAACGGAAATATGTTGTGCGTAGTGTCCATCCTTACTATGACCGCCATAGCAGTTGAAAGGCTTCTCGCTCACACTTTGCGCCTCAGATACAGACAAGTCGTGACCCTAAAGCGGACCTTTGTACTTTTGATcgtttgttggttttttttccattgCTGGTTCAACACTACACTTGGTGGATTACCTCTTGTCCTTATGGTATGGTTATATAGCCGGTTCAGTTTGTCTTGCAATCTCACTTTTGTCCTATGGGAAGATTTTTTTTACTCTGCGCAGGTATTCTCAAAATCAAATGAGGGACCACGTCCAACCAAGCGAAGCATGTCCACTAAACGTTGCCCGATATAGAAAAGCTGTCAACTGTGCACTGTTGCTGCAGGTGACTTTAGcaatttgttattttccgtaTATTATAGTGGCGTTCTTTACGACTGCATTGGGAATATCCCCAGTTATTTACCTTGCCAGGCAAATTACCATTTCGCTGATTTTCCTAAACTCATCGTTGAATCCtgctctttttttttggaagatcAAAGAAGTCAGGAATTCTGTAAAAGAATATTCGTCTAATTCATTACTCGGGATACCAAAAGGTATACCGAGTTTTAAAATGGGACTAAAAACCGAAAGTgcagaaaaatgcacaataaaaTTAAGATTCAACGTTTTAGCTACGCAAATAATTGACAATAGATCTGAGAATTTCGtttatttttaaatgtcttCTTAAATTTTAGAATGCCTATTTTATGAggaatgattttattttattccctTGAAAGTAGTTTTAATACTTTTGAGCATTTTATCACTAATTTGCAATTttgtacacgaccccacaagctgttAGCTTTGAATTGATATGGTGTTTAagtaaataaagattgattgattgattgattgattgaaaacgCAGGGTTTCATTGATTAAAAGCTATGCGCGATAACCCCTTGGGagaggttgtaattgaaaaGAATAAACATCTTCCATggccagatgcaaaacaaacttgtgaacacacgAACCTAAAATCTGgcaaagcgaatgaaaggatcctaaataagaaatttttaaacCTCAGTGGTATTGGGATAAACTGACTGAAACGGTAAATTGTCTCAAAATCCACGTTATTTCTATCTTTGTTAATTTGTATTGTAGCCAtacgtgtcaaaataaattgcgttattggattactgaaagcTGTCGTTTGACTTTGTTTGGCGCGGCAAAATGAACCATAGAATTACGAGGGGGTGACTTTATTCACTTGATCCCTTGGATCAATACATTTCACCTCCCTGTATTATGCATCATGTATTAAGTGAATGTCCTCCTTGGAAAAGTCTCTACCTGCAGTAGGAAGCAGAGGTTTCAGTCTGTTCCAGAAACCACCTGGCGCGGTTGCGTTAGCTGCAGAATCAGTGCAAAAACGTTTGATTGAAATTCGCTTTAGTTTCGTCAGCAAGTTCCTTTGAACCCTGTAGTGGTCCCATGAGTCAACAATAGAATAGCGACGATATTTTTTACACAACTTGTTTCTCAGATGCATAACTTTCTTTATCTCTAAATTGATCCAGGGAAGATGATTTGACCTGTCTCTCTTTTTCATTAAAGGTGCGTGTTTCTCTAATGTATCATAATGCAGTTTGGACCATTGAGCCCAGAAATATATGCTAAAATACTTGCcgcatgtgcagcacgattagttttcctcttttaaccaatgatattcttcttTTGaagcgttctcgttgacgaacGCCTCGTAGATTTTAAAGCAGTCCGTAACCCTAAAGGGACGCAGGGATCATAACCAAAGAAGTCCGCATTTGATCTTAAGAATCTTAAGAATCCACTCCAATTTGGATTTTAGTAAAGAAACGTAATGTTCGTTACAGGATTCAAAAATCTGGATTTGGCTTTGGACAACGAAACTCATCGGCGAGTCGGTTTTCTCTGATTTTTCTGATGAAAGTCTTTAAAAACCTCAGCTCGTGAGGATAAATTTTTCTTGTGCTTTGATTAGTTAAATGCTATTCATACCAGTTTCATGAACGGGAAGAAATGGCGCTTTTTTGTGGAGTGAAAAGGCTTTACTTACCGTAAATAGCAGAGGAttgattaaaataacgcgaattttgATATCATGTTGCAGCTGATTTCGTTGGGAAATAGCTTAATATGTTCATTGTAATTTTGAACATGTATTCCTGCAGAAATCGCTCCCTGCCTGTAAGATTTATTGATCAGTTAGGGTAAGTCGCAAGTGGAGTTATAGGCCTTCCTTTTCCCCGAATTTAAACATTGGGCCTTTCTCCCAATTTGGACGCAAATCCAACCTTCGGCCCAATCGGGTCGTAGAACTTCAATCCAATCCTCCGGCCCATTCGGGTCGTAGAACGTTCTCCCACGATTTTTGGACATCAGACTTTAAAATCCATGACAAAACAATAACTTTTAAAAGTTGATAAATGATTACATTCTCCGTTTTAAAGATTTATTCTTCATTTAGATTGTAGTAGCACGCGTTCTCGTGGGATATCCTGTGAATACCTTTTAGTAAGTCACGTGACCAACAGAAAAGAAGTCCGTTTGCTTCTTTTAATTCCGCCGTTTGGTTTCCACGTTTTAAGAGCCTTCTTGCAAATATGGTTCTTCATAACGGATTTTAGGGATGCCTACTTTAACGaaatttccagaaataaaaacaattacgAGAATTTAGCCTAAATGTTATGAAGTTTGTCTAATTTTTATCACTCAAGGAACCTATCATTACTGACTTAAAAGCAAAATTGTATATTCGGtttgtatattttatttattctgCTCTCGGAATTCCTTTTTTTCGTGGATCGACAGGGGCGACTTAAAAGTAAAATTATTTATTCGGTTTGTATTTGATTTATTCCTCTTCTCAGGATTCCCGCGGCCCGGCTACCTCGTTTTCTCTGTTTTCTGTTTACAAGGGTGATTTTGCCGACGTGCCATTTATTTTCGACAAAACTAAGCAATGTAGGCGTCAGCATTCATAGAAAGTTAACACTTTTAAACAGGTTTGAGGGAAATCTTATGGATTAAAGCTTATGGAACGTCATCCGACAGCCGTTGCACAAAAACAgcgcgctttgaaaaatggcttctgtttgctcagttgagGGATTTATTTTAgatcaagaaaacagaaatgccggtcaaaaaactgaacgagatgttttatttcttaaacgacttttgaaagttattttaGCGGTTGTGCCgaatgaatactgaatacaTCAACCAATTTATCGTCTCCGTCCGCACCAAAAGACGGCAATGAATACGAGCCGACTTTTCTTCGAAGTTTAGTGGCTATCTTGGAAcgacaactgaagaaaaagggcTATTCCGCAAGAATAACAAACGACCTGGTATTTAAGAAAACTttagtccaaacaaaaacaactaaagaagcaaGCATTAAACCCAAAGCGCTGGTAGCGTTGACAAGCGGCGAACTAAAAACACTCTTCACTTTGGATTACTTTGGAATATCTGAAACACAGTGagtgttgtaaattttattaaatagatttttaaaccaTTGTTCATTGCTTTCATCGCCCCACTGCAATTGTGCAAAATAAATTTGTCTGTCAAACACTATCACGAAAAAAAACCccagtacctatgaaataaacgCATTAAAGCATAGAAAatgctttgtacgatttttattcactcgttgtttagTATCATTCGTATTAATTCGTAAGCGtgcattttccatgaagtaatctctatttcTTATATCTAGTGCTTATCAATACGAGAATTTATGTCTACTATCATTGGACGACAAACACCTGTCCTATATTATGTCCTAATATGCAGCTCCTTTCTACCAGAGAAAATCCCAAACTTGCATTCTTGTCGGCATTGATAGTATGTCTGTGGGTGTGGAAATCATGTTGTCTCGAAACTACAAAGTAATCACAAAATAACGGCATTGTACGTGATGATACGTTTTAATGTTGCGAAATCTACTGTGTCTGGCAGGTGAAAGCCctgaaatattgaattaaagaccttaagttgaataaatataCCCATAGACTAGTGCAAGCAATGTGTCCCTTGCATGTGTTTTCAGGGCTTTTCAAACCCTAAGAACACTGTTTTAATTACAGCAAAAACAGCTTTAGAATTCGGCAACTTGAAAAGATAAAAGGATATTATATTCTTACAAAAGGAGTATTGCATACTGGTACTTCTTCACGGGGTTCGAAAATTACTTTTTGAAGCCCCCGCCAAGTGAATGCCAAGCATTGTTTTATGTCTCCAGGAAATAAAATATACTCGCCAAAAACTCCTTGTAGATTGCCAAACAAGAAGCAATTTTCACTAAACCACTCCACGGGATGAGTCGCCGTCAAGACCCTGCTTCACGCTTCATTGTCCGACAGAAATGGTCATAAAGAAATGAAAGTTTGAAAGGTCATCTCAATTATAGGTAAATAACTCAAGCCGTTTTAAGCAAACCTGACTGAAAAATCCAGACTTGAATGGGATTTGAGTTCATGATACCATTGCACATGCTGTACTTGCctctttaccaactgagctgtcaCTGAAGCCAGCTGAAAACTGGTGACTTATGACTTCAAGTTGTATCTCAGTCCTAAGAGCTGAACCATAATGAGATGATTTGAAGACatatgaaataaatgaaataatcaTAAACGAACAGATTTCTTTGGCATTGGCCTTTGCATTTTACTTGCACAtttacatacatgcatacatcCATTCCTAAGTGACGTCCACTCCAACGAGCCCATGCAGGGCCAATAAAACATATCTATGATGCAgcataaaatataatttttgagAATCCCAACAAGCCGCAGGCAAACCAGTTTACACTTTACAAACGCGGCCGAAAATCtaagggactaccaggaactaAGGCCCAATCGGGGATCTCCACTATTTGAGACAGAGAACCTAACCACTAAACTAGCCacttcttgttttcaaaacattaAGACGCTgatagtttaattaaaaaacgcAACCGTGCCATTGTTACTTGGCTTGACGAGCAAGAAGAAATTTTACCCCACATTGCATGGGAGTTGCGGCCTTTGTCTAAGGGAGCGTCGCATACAAATGGCGAGTTCCACAGACCAGGGAATGTGGCAACCATACGAACTATTGTTTTGCTCCGTGCAGTTGACTGAATCTTCGCAAACGCCACTGATATGCATGGTGGTGATCAAGATCTTGCTCGCTGTCACTGCATTTGTGGGAAATCTCCTCATTTTAGCTGCGCTAAGCAAGAATTGTCCCCTTCATCCGCCATCCAAATTATTGCTTCGTAGCTTGACAGCAAGTGACCTCTGTGTTGGTATCTTGGCAGAGCCAACTTTTATTGCTTACTGGCTATCCGTggtgaaaaagaaagagaactTTTGTCTCTTTGCTCATCGCACCATTTATGTGACCGGAAATATGTTGTGCGCAGTGTCCATCCTAACTATGACCACCATAGCTGTTGAAAGGCTTCTCGCTCTCACGTTGGGCCTGCGATACAGACAAGTTGTCACCCTAAAGCGGACCTGTGTACTTTTGACCATTTTTTGGGCTGTGTCCATCGCTGGTTCAACACTGCACTTTATGGTTTGGCTATATGGCCTGCTTAATAAGTCTTGTAATCTCAACTTTTTGCTACGGGATTTTTGGAACTTTGCATCTACATCATCGTAATCGAGTACACCAACAGCCTGCGCAATCAATCCAAACATTTCAACGAAATGCAATACGTTATAAGAAAGCTCTAAAGACCGCACTTTGATTGCAGGTGACCTTAgtcatttgttattttccatATGTTGCAGTGGCATTCATTACAAGTGGAGCGAGCCGAATGTCTCCAGCTCTTTTCCTTGCCAGGCAAATTACActtacattgatttttttttaaactcctCGTTAAATCCTATCGTCCATTGCTGGAAGATCAACGAAATCAGGAATTCTGTGAAAGAAACCCTCACAAAACTAGACCATTTTTCAAATTAAGTTGTCGTACAGATCGCCCCATTCTTTCAGTTTAGCGTAAACGTTCCCGTAGCCACATTTAAAACAAGCATTGCTGctattatttatatatattttttcccgCCTGTCTCATTCTTCCTTACAGGTTTTTAATCCAAAATAGTGATTGAGACCTTTCGCAAGTTGAATGCTCGCCTCATCTTTTTGTAAGCCTGAGAAAGCTCAGTTTTCTTGCATCGGGTGGGAATTTCTGCTTTTCAGACTAGCCTAACCCTAAAACTATTCCTTGCAATAACGTTCTCAAAATCGCAAACGTCCTGGTAGATTTGTTGAACCATCTGGTATAATGCAAACAAAAAGTGGAAGATTAATGTTTTGGTGGGCCTGTGCTGAATGTGGAATAAAAAAGATAAGGTTTGTATCTTCAAAACAGGGAAACTAACGGTGCCCTCACAAGCGCTGGGGGCGAATTAGATCCAATTGATTTACAAAAGAAGTTGCAAAAGTAactgaaaaaattgtttcaagTACAAGTACAACATTGGTCTGGTGATATAGCAAAGTCTGCTTTTGTAACTGATCACGGAATTCTCAGTAAACAATTTTGGACTGGCCCTCCAAAAGATTAAAGATTTGGAATGGCAAAAGGAAGGGAAAATAATCAATGGAATTAACCAATATTTTTAAGAGCAGACAATAAATGGTATACAAAAGATAGTAAAAGATGTGGTGGTGGTTTATATCAGCCAAAACCTAGACTTGTTGATAAAATTGCAGAGGGTTTGAGTTTTGCTTGAGTTCCAAGTTTTGCTGTAGCTGGTTTAAAATTAGCCGGCAAGAATTTAAAGGATAATGTGTAAATTACCTAAACTCGAAGAGTTTTAGAGGAAAAGGTTTTTATATTCACAAAGCAACTGGAAAACTACCAAAGCCAAAAAAAGGGATGGATTGACTCTTCCAGGCCGTAATTACATTGGTCCTAATAATCCGGCCACTAGAAAAACAAGATTCATCTACCACCAACTGCAAAAACTGATGCTGGAGCAATGCAACATGATGAGAATTATTCAGTATGTGAATTTCCTTTTTCGGagaaattaatgcaaaaaactCTTCAACAGACAAAACAAAGAGTAAAAATGAAGCAGAGAGGAAAATGGTAAAATCTTTAGATGTAATTCCAAAACAAGAGAGACACTggagatatagaggatattacatggccatccgtacgaattttatcttcgagtgctgcaagtatctctcacgagtgagcgaagcgaacgagtgagagatactttcagcatgaagagataaaattcgtatccccaagcggccatgtaatgttctgtttactacatagatattgatgaaatgtctagctttaaaacaacttgttttattcattttcgaaatgatgaaaaagtggacaccaaccgctaaaacacgcatgttgtgtaacatgaaacaagatatgaaagttatgaaaaacaaatcatgataatgtcaaattttgcaataaaaatgttaatgtagtagagaagaattttattaaagaacaaaagtatcttaaaatgaagaaaaagctcgcgttttattgggcAATCGTGTTGGtaaccatgacaacacctatatcctcccaatgatatgttcactgcgcgcggtgaagatatgattttttagtaaacgaagaaatcctggtatttcatcaatatctatataataaattgatatatcaatctgaaaaatctTGCAAAACAAAATCGTATGTTTTAACCAACAACTTGCTAATGAATTAAATTGTGAGAGATTTTCTCAACACACGAGTAATTTCACACGGAATTGATCAAATTTCGTGAAATGAGAAAATATAGTAAAGGGAATAAGCaagtaaaatattttcttgttttaccaATGTTTTCCGCTGTAAGATTGTAAAAAATATagtataattaaaaaaatatgtaaacacggaaaaagtccacTATTGCTTGAATATGATGAAAAAGTAGaaataccttattataggaaattaacgctccatgaaattaagaTATTGGAAATTAACGCGACTTAAATCAACGTGAATTTAATGTAAAACGGCtttcgaataaagaaaattaacgagaACGAGGAGATAAGATTTcacaataaaggaaattaacgctgTTAAGACACGGTCACCActgaaacaaatttattcaacaGTGGATGCAAAAAAAATCACTGATAATAAAACTGAGCAAGCCATATGGTTAACAAACAGTCCTTAAAATTCTAATTAATGTACGGGttaatggaaagaaagaaagcaagcttgtaccttattttattgttttttaggtGTCATGAATGTCTGGAAAGGTTTCGAAATTAGGgttaaaatgatgaaaaattaagAGCGCGGAAATTAACGCTAGACTTAAATAACGACGCAGACAATCACGCTCAACATAATTAGTACGACTTCAATGAATGCGAAATTTacgattcgcgttaatttaatgGAGCGGTAATTCCGGCCTTttctcaaaattcgcaaaagtATTTACGATTTAAAAATAGCTTACCATgcttcaaaaaaaattgttgatgGTTATTGATGTTTTTAGTAAATTTGCTTGGgtggaaatgttgaaaaataaaaatggattgactgttgaaaaagcattgAATAAACACTTCGAGTTTTCCAAGTGGAAAACTTAAACTGTTGTGGACTGAAAAGGGAAAAGAATTTTATAATCAAAATGTTGATAATGGTTTGAGAGAATATCATGTCAAATTATATTCAActgaaaatgaggaaaaaagtTCCAATCTTGAGAGGTTTAACAGTACAATAAAACACTTGACGAGGAAAATGTTCTCAGTAAATAACAATACTATATGTTGGGATAAGTCCTGCGCAAGCaagtaaaaaaatgaataaaaatcgtGTTCGTAAGAATCTTTATGCTGGTTTGATTTATGAAAAGATTGGTGAGGCTGTGTGGAAAAGTGTGACGAGGACGGAGGAAcaggggacgtggggacgtgggaaCTCGAGAACGTGAGGACGTGGGGACACGGGGACGTTGGGACAGGGGGACTTAGGGACTTGGAGACTCGGGGACGTGGCGACGTGGCGACGTGGCGACgtatttttaccatttgtttaacttttcatcatatttcactaagagaaaatgaggggacagagagggaggctcagggcgttggccgggatatgtcatgtccacgaaagttatttttagacgagcggaagtctttgttctagcggaagtctgtcttccgagacgtccgcatgcagtcttgcctcgctctcaggttcttagtgaaaagagaaaatggggcgacgcacgtggaaggctgatgagttgtgttgttgtttttgttgtttgacgCGGTCTTCCTCGCTCTTTTACCTTTTGCACGTCTTCCCTTTTGGGTGCCAGAGCTCACGTTTGCTTTGGCTTTCTcggaatttcttttttcttttctgttgccCAAAGATGTCGAGGCTTCCTCGGTGTGATCGTCATCCAACTGTTGATCGCTAACATCGCTGTCGTCGTGCCATGAACTGTCGCCCTCGCTATTCGTTTTTGACTCGCGTTCTCCGTTTAATTCTCTGATGTTAGCCAGCGAGTCATTCGTGTCCACAGAAATAGTGAAGCTTATTTCCCAGCTGGAATTATCAGACCAGGAAAACGATTTTCCGCGTTTCTGAAAGTCGTTTTCAGCGACAAACGTTAAGTCCAgttcgtccgccattacatgagATCTTTGCTCttgtttcaaacatcagaccgaggttggcctgcatgcggacgtctcgggagacagacttccgctaaaacaaagacttccgctcgtctaaaaataacttcgtggacatgacatatcctaAGGTCtcgaccgggagcctccctctctgtcccctcattttctcttgatttcacAAAATCCTCTTCTCTTGATCTTAACTGCGTCATACCCCGGTTTTAAGTTCTTCGTTTGTACAATGTGAAACAAAGGTGTAGTaaaacgcttgtttttgagattggGGAGAGTTTCACAAAAAATTCCGACAAGGTTTTGTTTGAAACGTCTTAAAACTACCATTAACGTAAAATTATACCTATTAATGTGGCATCGTTCATTTTCATTGTGACCTCTATGAACACAATTAATTTTTAGTTTGCCATTTACACTAAGATGGGGAAATGATTAAAAGGCAGAGTGATAAAGCTTCGATGGGAGTACTAGAGCAAGGTGCAAAATACATTGATATCCTGAATATAAGATAACTTTTCCATTCTTGTTTCCGATAAAAGATTTACATTGTTATTAGCCGTTAAAAATCACATGACACATTTCAGATGAGAGAGCGAGTAGAAAAATAAGCATGCAGATTTCAAGTtaacgtcgattggataaatgtttcctcgttaTCAAAAAATATGCCAATTTATGAGCTTGGTGAAGCCTTAACACACTTGAGTCAAGAGTTACTTAGTTTCTGGTGCGGGGgcggtactttaggaatttctgggtggagGCTGTGCCCCTGGGACCCTGGACCCCTTAGCCAGTACCAGAGCTGgctcagctgaattttgctaccctgtACTAGAGTAAAATTCTCAAATCCTCCCTATCCTAGGGTA from Montipora capricornis isolate CH-2021 chromosome 12, ASM3666992v2, whole genome shotgun sequence encodes the following:
- the LOC138027386 gene encoding adenosine receptor A2b-like; amino-acid sequence: MAESSHTPLICIVVINMLLAVTAFVGNLLILVALGKDSSLHPPSKLLLRNLAASDLFVGILAEPTFLAHWLSVVKEEMKFCLFVHRIIYVNGNMLCVVSILTMTAIAVERLLAHTLRLRYRQVVTLKRTFVLLIVLAFFTTALGISPVIYLARQITISLIFLNSSLNPALFFWKIKEVRNSVKEYSSNSLLGIPKECLFYEE